In candidate division KSB1 bacterium, one DNA window encodes the following:
- a CDS encoding aldehyde dehydrogenase family protein: MEAKLLIGGKWVDGGPSLEVKNKYNGVVIGAVVTARQEDVESAVAAAEKAASVMAEMPAYRRAEILARTATLVRERKEEISRTIAAEAGKALKFARIEVDRAISTFALAAEETKRIHGETVPMDAVPAGEGYFGFWLRRPVGVVAAITPFNFPLNLVAHKVAPAIAAGNSLVLKPANTTPLTSVLLCQILQEAGLPDGAINLVNGSGSTVGDWLVTNPRVAKITFTGSPAVGRQILSRAGIKKVTMELGNTSPVIIAPDADLDLVAKRCAVGAYYNSGQVCISVQRIYSDKKIQEPFTERFVKASAAMVVGDPLDEKVDVGPMIDLREAQRIESWVKEAEAAGAKVLTGGRREGPVYWPTVLTDVKPEMKVVAQEAFAPVASVIPYDDFEQALRQADQTEYGLQASVFTRDLNRVLQAIKHLNFGGIIINDTPNFRADHMPYGGNRQSGIGREGLRFAIEEMTNIQMVVIRQN; encoded by the coding sequence ATGGAAGCAAAACTCTTGATTGGTGGCAAATGGGTGGATGGTGGCCCGTCTCTCGAAGTGAAAAATAAATACAACGGCGTAGTCATTGGTGCAGTGGTCACGGCTCGCCAAGAAGATGTGGAAAGTGCCGTCGCTGCTGCGGAAAAAGCCGCGTCCGTGATGGCGGAGATGCCCGCCTATCGTCGCGCAGAAATTCTTGCTCGCACGGCCACCCTCGTTCGCGAGCGCAAAGAAGAGATTTCCCGCACCATTGCCGCGGAAGCCGGTAAGGCGTTAAAATTTGCCCGTATTGAAGTTGATCGCGCCATCAGCACCTTTGCGCTTGCTGCCGAAGAAACCAAACGCATTCACGGCGAAACCGTGCCGATGGATGCCGTTCCTGCCGGCGAAGGCTATTTCGGGTTTTGGCTGCGGCGACCGGTCGGCGTGGTCGCGGCCATCACTCCCTTCAATTTTCCCCTCAATCTCGTTGCCCACAAAGTTGCTCCTGCCATTGCGGCGGGTAATTCTCTGGTACTCAAACCGGCCAACACCACGCCACTCACATCCGTTCTCCTGTGCCAAATTCTCCAAGAAGCCGGTCTTCCCGATGGCGCGATCAATCTCGTTAACGGCTCCGGAAGCACCGTTGGCGATTGGTTGGTGACGAATCCGCGCGTGGCAAAAATCACCTTCACCGGCAGCCCGGCGGTGGGGCGGCAGATTCTCTCCCGCGCCGGCATTAAAAAAGTGACCATGGAATTGGGCAATACCTCTCCGGTGATCATCGCGCCGGATGCGGATCTCGATTTGGTGGCCAAGCGTTGCGCGGTCGGCGCGTATTACAACTCCGGACAAGTTTGCATCTCGGTGCAGCGCATTTACAGCGATAAGAAAATCCAAGAGCCTTTCACGGAGCGTTTTGTTAAAGCCAGCGCCGCGATGGTGGTGGGTGATCCACTGGATGAAAAAGTTGACGTCGGGCCGATGATTGATCTGCGCGAAGCCCAGCGCATCGAAAGCTGGGTGAAGGAAGCCGAAGCGGCTGGCGCAAAAGTTTTAACCGGCGGCCGTCGCGAAGGCCCGGTTTATTGGCCGACGGTGCTGACCGATGTTAAGCCCGAGATGAAAGTGGTGGCGCAAGAAGCCTTCGCCCCAGTCGCCTCGGTGATTCCTTACGATGATTTCGAGCAAGCGCTGCGCCAGGCTGATCAAACCGAGTACGGTTTGCAAGCCTCGGTATTTACTCGCGACCTCAATCGCGTGTTGCAAGCGATCAAACATTTGAACTTTGGCGGCATCATCATCAACGACACGCCGAACTTCCGCGCTGATCACATGCCTTATGGCGGCAACCGCCAAAGCGGAATTGGCCGCGAGGGCTTGCGTTTTGCGATTGAGGAAATGACGAATATTCAGATGGTGGTCATCCGGCAAAACTAA
- a CDS encoding zinc-dependent alcohol dehydrogenase family protein: MRTKAAVLYEMQKPAPYAVSQPLVIEEIELEGPGSGEVLVEIVGAGLCHSDLSVIDGSRPRVMPMVMGHEASGIVREVGSGVHDLKPDDHVVFAFVPVCGHCLPCATGRPALCENGAKANVSGTLLSGSRRFKNTAGQELNHHLGVSAFSQYTVAAQESLVKIDPTLPLEKTALFGCAVMTGVGAVVNTAKVEPGTSVAVFGLGGVGLSVVMGARAAGAWPIAAVDILENKLKLARHVGASYTVNASTSDAAQAVKDLTNGGAHYVFEAVGNERVLTQAYAATRRGGKTITIGLPHPSKQFTISAVSLVAEERTVMGSYMGSAVPKRDIPRFISLYQAGVLPVDLLHSKTIQLEEINAAFDALARGEAVRQVIRSAML; this comes from the coding sequence ATGCGAACAAAAGCAGCCGTTTTATATGAAATGCAAAAACCGGCGCCCTACGCCGTATCACAGCCGCTGGTCATCGAAGAAATCGAACTTGAAGGCCCCGGCTCCGGCGAGGTGTTAGTGGAAATTGTCGGCGCAGGTTTGTGCCACTCCGATCTCTCGGTGATTGATGGCTCGCGGCCGCGAGTAATGCCAATGGTGATGGGTCACGAGGCCAGCGGTATCGTCCGCGAAGTAGGTTCGGGTGTCCATGACCTCAAACCCGACGACCACGTGGTGTTCGCCTTTGTGCCGGTGTGTGGTCATTGCCTTCCCTGCGCCACCGGCCGGCCGGCACTTTGCGAAAACGGCGCCAAAGCCAATGTTAGCGGTACGCTGCTCAGTGGCAGCCGCCGGTTCAAAAATACCGCCGGGCAGGAGTTGAATCACCATCTTGGCGTCTCGGCTTTCTCGCAATACACGGTTGCGGCGCAGGAATCCCTTGTCAAGATTGATCCGACCCTGCCGCTCGAAAAAACCGCGCTATTCGGTTGCGCGGTGATGACCGGTGTCGGCGCGGTTGTCAATACCGCCAAAGTTGAACCCGGAACGAGTGTCGCGGTATTTGGCTTGGGCGGAGTCGGCCTGAGTGTGGTGATGGGCGCCCGCGCTGCCGGGGCGTGGCCGATTGCGGCGGTGGACATATTGGAGAATAAACTCAAGTTGGCGCGGCACGTCGGCGCCTCATATACCGTGAATGCAAGCACCAGCGATGCGGCGCAGGCGGTAAAGGATTTGACGAATGGCGGTGCACATTATGTTTTCGAGGCTGTGGGCAATGAGCGCGTGTTGACGCAAGCTTACGCGGCCACACGCCGCGGCGGCAAGACCATTACGATCGGGCTACCGCATCCGAGCAAACAGTTTACGATTTCCGCCGTGAGTTTGGTCGCTGAGGAGCGCACGGTGATGGGTTCCTACATGGGCTCGGCGGTACCGAAACGGGATATTCCACGCTTTATTTCTTTATATCAAGCCGGAGTTTTGCCGGTGGATTTGTTGCACAGTAAGACCATTCAACTTGAGGAAATTAATGCCGCCTTCGATGCGCTGGCACGGGGTGAAGCAGTGCGGCAGGTGATTCGGAGTGCAATGCTTTAG
- a CDS encoding DUF3784 domain-containing protein → MTTLILPVIFVSVHLIIIALGYLIKYKKQMWLIAGYSAKRVRDNNGLANWVGSGALLVGVFGIVVGILYLALPKFILELTLVYIVAVLAGCLIMVQGCQRFTNKIVKN, encoded by the coding sequence ATGACAACATTGATACTCCCAGTAATCTTCGTCTCAGTCCATCTCATCATAATTGCTTTGGGCTATCTGATTAAATACAAAAAGCAGATGTGGCTCATCGCCGGTTACTCCGCCAAAAGGGTTAGAGACAATAATGGTCTGGCGAATTGGGTCGGCTCAGGGGCGCTGCTGGTGGGAGTATTCGGCATTGTGGTTGGAATATTATACCTGGCCCTGCCCAAGTTCATTCTGGAGTTGACGCTCGTCTATATCGTTGCAGTGCTTGCTGGATGCTTGATTATGGTTCAAGGCTGTCAGAGATTTACAAATAAAATTGTCAAAAATTAA